A window from Garra rufa chromosome 14, GarRuf1.0, whole genome shotgun sequence encodes these proteins:
- the nrip1a gene encoding nuclear receptor-interacting protein 1, with the protein MTHGEEPGPETHQDSAVLTYLEGLLMHQVAGGQGAAATQSGSQEQRNKDGTGHAQPSHGTRQEQNRTNSHCGASQHFRKARLLNSEAWTESETHRRSALSVELNGQSDDHHSGQNGTSQDKGESTLLASLLQSFSSRIQNVTLPQQIIQGLRPPDAPCQISKPAQEDRADVPCHRPASSHLKGLVSKSKMQNHSNSVPYQRRRSSQESFSESPKALQSSTPSPSPESLSCTERLKAVANLVNIRSSPAPSPKPSVACSQLALLLSSEAHLQQYSREHALKAQLSGRSASERLSAMATQQTQDKQPTTSGQTHGLSLLHTKNGIPSQMSTSSSRQSPSLTSGQRRTQGSMRTGHRFRERRPFEKQGRPSQNCSSLLLQLLNSHNTSQRINGQGHLKDDLSSFGTLASPLFSDSEHSNPDSSLTKDSSDAESTYSSCSPIDLSLKNRTNVQTPVSTSSSPVRDRVPESSLNRWKPESPPVKVNSDHREVDTCSEMKPHHKVTLLQLLLDHKNNEKVNKGMDNPDLLQAVIPKVTSASTSSQSVFSTVRCKDVSDLSQHCGLSCRSPKLLPTFSQSRDSNSSASPYTLYGSPHSQSVPLDLCKAKQPASDARAKEPAFSASKLLQNLAQCGKQNPDISPPAKAPLPPIKLMTPELKVNHPPTLLERLTAPVQRNNTLWEEAKAKTSTVPEATQHVSEIENLLERRTVLQLLLGNAHQKEKVGSKRKREHCKNSSVEKPTHQATGQPNGPPLDITIKTEPVEEGHMYDYNKMSKQCQNPVLEPRKSTSYHCHENIKQEPLSPEAPTRDGLLCHLLKKRPNKTLHPNKLENLNKSCVKDEFVETQGPTIPKKRKFSIELEYHSSPTQQTRDLEHSASMKEDNSGCFAARDIETREARDPSSPPEADSPPARFPPYESNENRSFNVLKQLLLSDNCLKELSQPRGTFSSPSHTVLNGNTIKQSCNEGEIQNFHRSLSPNNASFKIASSRRQETPHVTQQEPARSKIDYSTTKDLKGPAKMVNGDDQTQKYGPDSPRFTKTNPILYYMLQRSNAQLVKEGEGQMQTKVKNKSSGDTEAFEL; encoded by the coding sequence ATGACTCATGGGGAAGAGCCTGGCCCTGAAACACACCAGGATTCTGCTGTATTAACATATCTGGAAGGCTTACTCATGCATCAGGTAGCAGGAGGACAGGGTGCGGCAGCAACACAGAGTGGAAGCCAAGAGCAGAGGAATAAGGATGGGACAGGGCACGCACAGCCTAGTCATGGCACTCGGCAGGAGCAGAACCGAACAAATTCCCACTGTGGAGCCTCACAGCACTTCAGAAAGGCTCGACTCCTCAACTCGGAGGCCTGGACAGAGAGTGAGACTCATCGGAGGTCAGCACTCTCCGTTGAACTCAACGGGCAAAGTGATGACCACCACAGTGGCCAGAATGGTACCTCGCAGGATAAAGGAGAGAGTACACTTCTAGCAAGTTTGCTGCAGTCTTTCAGTTCTCGAATTCAAAACGTGACCCTGCCACAGCAGATTATCCAAGGCTTGAGGCCACCGGATGCCCCCTGCCAGATAAGCAAGCCTGCACAAGAGGACAGGGCAGATGTGCCTTGCCACAGACCTGCCTCGAGCCACCTCAAAGGGTTAGTGAGCAAGAGCAAAATGCAGAATCACAGCAACAGTGTGCCTTATCAACGTCGACGGTCCAGCCAGGAAAGTTTTTCAGAATCTCCCAAGGCACTGCAGAGCAGTACTCCCTCCCCATCTCCTGAGTCTCTATCTTGTACTGAGCGCCTAAAAGCTGTGGCAAACCTGGTAAATATCAGATCAAGCCCCGCTCCATCGCCCAAACCAAGTGTGGCCTGCAGTCAACTGGCTCTGTTGCTCTCCAGTGAGGCCCACCTGCAACAGTACTCTCGAGAACATGCCCTGAAAGCCCAACTCTCTGGACGATCAGCCAGTGAAAGACTATCAGCCATGGCCACACAGCAGACACAAGATAAACAACCTACAACTTCTGGCCAGACTCATGGACTAAGCCTCTTACACACTAAGAATGGAATACCTTCACAAATGTCAACAAGCTCCAGTAGACAGAGTCCAAGCCTGACCTCAGGGCAAAGAAGGACACAAGGTTCCATGCGGACAGGACATCGCTTTAGAGAGCGTCGACCTTTCGAGAAACAAGGAAGACCGTCACAGAACTGCAGCAGTCTTCTACTTCAGCTTCTTAACAGTCACAACACCTCACAGCGAATTAATGGACAGGGTCACTTGAAAGACGACCTCAGTTCCTTTGGCACTCTGGCCTCTCCACTTTTTTCAGACAGCGAGCACTCGAACCCTGACAGCAGTCTTACAAAAGACAGCAGTGATGCAGAGAGCACTTACTCTAGTTGCTCTCCTATTGACCTTTCTCTGAAGAACAGAACAAATGTACAAACACCAGTATCTACTTCGTCCTCACCTGTACGGGACAGAGTCCCAGAGTCTTCGTTAAACAGGTGGAAGCCTGAGAGTCCACCTGTCAAAGTTAACTCAGATCACAGGGAGGTGGACACCTGTTCAGAGATGAAACCTCATCACAAGGTCACTCTATTACAGTTGCTCTTGGATCACAAAAATAACGAGAAAGTAAACAAAGGTATGGATAATCCAGATTTGCTGCAAGCTGTAATCCCTAAGGTCACTAGTGCATCAACGAGTAGCCAGAGTGTTTTCAGTACGGTTAGGTGTAAAGACGTAAGTGACCTTAGCCAACACTGTGGATTGAGTTGTAGAAGTCCCAAACTCTTGCCAACTTTCTCCCAAAGCAGAGACTCCAACAGCAGTGCATCTCCATATACACTTTATGGGTCTCCCCATTCTCAGTCTGTCCCATTGGATCTTTGTAAAGCAAAACAACCTGCAAGTGATGCAAGAGCAAAAGAACCTGCCTTTAGTGCTAGTAAATTGTTACAGAATTTAGCTCAGTGTGGAAAACAAAACCCTGACATTTCTCCTCCAGCAAAGGCACCTTTACCCCCTATCAAACTCATGACCCCAGAGCTGAAAGTTAACCATCCTCCAACTTTACTTGAGAGACTCACTGCACCAGTTCAGAGAAACAACACACTGTGGGAAGAGGCCAAAGCAAAAACCTCAACTGTGCCCGAAGCAACACAGCATGTCTCGGAGATTGAGAATCTGCTTGAAAGACGTACAGTTCTTCAACTTCTTTTGGGCAATGCTCATCAAAAAGAAAAGGTGGGCAGTAAACGAAAACGAGAGCATTGCAAAAACAGTTCTGTGGAAAAACCAACACACCAGGCAACTGGCCAACCAAATGGCCCTCCATTGGATATCACAATTAAAACTGAGCCTGTTGAAGAGGGTCATATGTATGACTACAATAAAATGTCAAAGCAGTGCCAGAATCCAGTATTGGAGCCTAGAAAAAGCACCAGTTATCATTGTCATGAAAACATCAAACAAGAACCACTGTCCCCAGAGGCTCCCACAAGAGATGGTCTTCTCTGTCATCTCCTAAAGAAACGACCCAACAAAACCCTTCACCCAAACAAATTAGAGAACCTAAACAAGAGTTGTGTCAAAGATGAATTCGTTGAAACCCAGGGACCAACAATCCCAAAGAAGAGGAAATTTTCAATAGAATTGGAATATCATAGCTCGCCGACTCAACAGACCAGGGATTTGGAGCATTCTGCTAGCATGAAAGAAGACAACAGTGGTTGTTTTGCCGCCAGAGATATAGAGACTAGAGAGGCCAGAGACCCATCTAGCCCCCCGGAGGCTGACAGTCCACCAGCTAGGTTTCCACCATACGAGTCTAACGAAAACCGAAGTTTCAATGTTCTAAAGCAGCTGCTTCTTTCAGACAACTGTTTGAAGGAATTGTCTCAGCCGAGGGGTACATTCAGCTCACCCTCACACACTGTTCTGAATGGGAATACAATCAAGCAATCATGTAATGAAGGTGAAATTCAAAACTTTCACCGGAGCCTGAGTCCCAACAATGCTTCTTTTAAAATAGCAAGCAGTCGCAGGCAAGAAACTCCCCATGTTACACAGCAGGAGCCTGCAAGGTCAAAAATCGATTACAGCACCACAAAGGATTTGAAGGGTCCTGCAAAGATGGTTAATGGAGACGATCAAACACAAAAGTACGGGCCCGACTCACCACGGTTTACCAAGACTAACCCTATTTTGTACTATATGCTCCAGAGGAGCAATGCACAACTGGTTAAAGAGGGCGAGGGACAAATGCAGACAAAGGTCAAAAACAAGTCATCAGGTGATACTGAGGCCTTTGAACTTTGA